Proteins from one Crocosphaera sp. UHCC 0190 genomic window:
- a CDS encoding DEAD/DEAH box helicase, which translates to MNQPLTSPQLNIKDLFPFDLDKFQEQAIAALAKGKSVVVCAPTGSGKTVLGEYAIYRALNLGKRVFYTTPLKALSNQKFRDFQEQFATTENGIDNEIVGLITGDMVINANASIVIMTTEIFRNMLYETPIGQVGTSLENVATVILDECHYISDRGRGTVWEESIIYCPPTIQLVALSATIGNPEELTDWINQVRKTAPNIDPATTSVSLCELINSDFRPVPLRFYFSNKTGLHPLLNGQQTALNPRLKPKGPRNKRNRVKREDCPNTFKVVQQLYERDILPAIYVIFSRRGCDTAVEKLSGIVLVSPEEAHAIQYNLLTFFLGNNTELQEILLKAVKTENPPLYQPLLDFFTNPAPDAGIFPYLAADEESKTHLFHLLASSCKLVRGEQLEPLTRGIAAHHAGILPVWKELVEQLFEAGLVKVVFATATLSAGINMPARTTVISALSKRTDKGHSMLTPSEFLQIAGRAGRRGMDEVGYVVTIQTPFEGATEAAYLATAQSEPLKSCFTPSYGMVLNLLQKHTLTEAKDLLEKSFAEYLAQLKLEPEQQAIAYLTQELAKLDIELGGITESELLGYEKLKGRLREAERLLTTLAEQAEERRKQEIFGQLPQLNLGDLVYLKGKRLKIANPQLAAVVALVSGSGQIHDLLCLGGDNYWYLVKRGDIVDVNGDSLPLSCLNNLTLPNVKNLSLGKGPKGDKGCEEICQQMRDRAFERMTPSEVIDQQNRLDQAQQLLDQHPLGQQKNATRLLKLHHQRLSLREQLHLSQIKFQKLQSHQSYYWEEFLNLIEILREFGALDGYTPTPLGEAAATMRGENELWLGLVFMSGILNHLEPHQLAAAVSAIITETLRPDTWTNYLPSPEVLSLFRESPEHGISIGEMRRLLNQTQRRYHITIPVWLELELMGLIEQWALGTDWQVLCENTSLDEGDLVRLLRRTIDLLWQIPQMPGVAGSLRTTAKEAIMQLKRFPI; encoded by the coding sequence GTGAATCAACCATTAACATCGCCGCAACTAAATATTAAAGACCTCTTTCCCTTTGACCTCGATAAATTTCAAGAACAGGCGATCGCCGCTTTGGCCAAGGGAAAATCTGTCGTGGTTTGCGCCCCCACGGGATCGGGAAAAACAGTCCTTGGGGAATATGCCATCTATCGCGCCTTAAATTTAGGAAAGCGGGTTTTTTACACCACACCCCTCAAAGCCCTCTCTAATCAGAAATTTAGGGACTTTCAAGAACAATTTGCCACCACAGAAAACGGCATCGATAATGAGATTGTGGGCTTAATTACCGGAGATATGGTCATCAATGCCAATGCCTCCATCGTGATCATGACCACAGAAATTTTCCGTAATATGCTCTATGAAACCCCCATTGGTCAAGTGGGAACCTCCTTAGAAAACGTGGCCACGGTAATTTTAGATGAATGTCATTACATTAGCGATCGCGGACGGGGTACAGTTTGGGAAGAATCGATCATTTATTGTCCCCCCACCATCCAATTAGTGGCCCTTTCGGCCACCATTGGCAACCCCGAAGAATTGACTGACTGGATCAACCAAGTGCGAAAAACCGCCCCAAACATTGATCCTGCCACCACATCCGTCAGTTTATGTGAACTAATTAACTCAGATTTTCGGCCCGTTCCCCTGCGCTTCTATTTTAGTAATAAAACCGGACTCCATCCCTTACTCAATGGGCAACAAACCGCCCTCAACCCCCGCCTCAAACCCAAAGGGCCTCGCAATAAACGCAACCGAGTTAAACGAGAAGACTGCCCCAATACCTTCAAAGTAGTTCAACAATTATATGAACGGGACATCTTACCCGCCATTTATGTCATTTTCAGTCGTCGGGGTTGTGATACGGCTGTCGAAAAACTGAGTGGCATTGTTTTAGTTTCCCCAGAAGAAGCCCATGCCATTCAATACAACCTGTTAACTTTCTTCTTAGGCAACAATACAGAATTACAAGAAATTCTGTTGAAAGCCGTTAAAACTGAAAATCCTCCCTTATATCAACCCCTTTTGGATTTTTTTACTAACCCTGCCCCTGATGCTGGCATTTTCCCCTATTTAGCCGCAGATGAAGAGAGTAAAACCCATTTATTCCATCTTTTGGCCAGTAGTTGTAAGTTAGTGAGAGGGGAACAACTCGAACCCTTAACCAGAGGCATTGCCGCCCACCATGCGGGCATTTTACCCGTGTGGAAAGAATTAGTGGAACAATTATTTGAAGCAGGGTTAGTCAAGGTCGTTTTTGCCACCGCCACCCTTTCCGCCGGAATTAATATGCCCGCGAGAACTACCGTGATCTCTGCCCTGTCTAAACGGACAGACAAGGGCCACAGTATGTTAACTCCGTCAGAATTCTTACAAATTGCGGGACGGGCCGGACGACGAGGCATGGATGAGGTGGGCTATGTCGTCACTATCCAAACCCCCTTTGAAGGGGCGACAGAAGCCGCTTATTTGGCCACGGCCCAGTCAGAACCCCTGAAAAGCTGTTTTACTCCTTCCTATGGCATGGTCTTAAACCTCCTGCAAAAACATACCCTAACGGAAGCTAAAGACCTCTTAGAAAAGAGTTTTGCCGAATATTTAGCCCAACTAAAACTCGAACCCGAACAACAGGCGATCGCCTATTTAACCCAAGAATTAGCCAAACTTGACATTGAATTAGGGGGAATCACCGAAAGCGAACTGTTAGGGTATGAAAAGTTAAAAGGCCGTTTGAGAGAAGCGGAAAGACTGTTAACAACCTTGGCAGAACAAGCTGAGGAACGACGTAAACAAGAAATTTTTGGGCAATTACCTCAATTAAACCTCGGAGATTTAGTTTATTTAAAAGGTAAACGCTTAAAAATTGCTAACCCCCAATTAGCTGCCGTTGTGGCATTGGTGTCTGGTTCGGGCCAAATTCATGATTTACTCTGTTTAGGTGGGGATAATTATTGGTATTTGGTAAAACGGGGAGACATTGTCGATGTCAATGGGGACTCTTTACCCCTCTCTTGTCTGAATAATTTAACCCTGCCGAATGTTAAAAATTTGTCCTTGGGGAAAGGGCCCAAAGGAGACAAAGGTTGTGAAGAAATTTGTCAGCAGATGAGAGATCGCGCCTTTGAGAGAATGACACCCTCAGAAGTGATCGATCAACAAAACCGTTTAGATCAGGCACAACAATTATTAGATCAACATCCCCTGGGACAACAAAAAAATGCCACCCGTTTATTAAAATTACATCACCAACGGTTGAGTTTACGGGAACAACTTCATCTGAGTCAAATTAAGTTTCAAAAATTACAATCTCATCAATCTTATTATTGGGAAGAATTTCTGAATCTAATTGAAATCTTACGGGAGTTTGGGGCTTTAGATGGTTATACTCCCACTCCCTTAGGAGAAGCGGCCGCTACCATGCGAGGGGAAAATGAATTATGGTTAGGATTGGTGTTTATGTCAGGTATTTTAAATCACCTGGAACCCCACCAATTAGCGGCTGCTGTCAGTGCCATTATTACGGAAACTTTGCGCCCTGATACCTGGACAAATTATTTACCTTCTCCAGAGGTTTTAAGCTTGTTTCGGGAGTCCCCTGAGCATGGGATTAGTATTGGAGAAATGCGTCGTTTATTGAATCAAACTCAGCGACGTTATCATATTACTATTCCTGTGTGGTTAGAGTTAGAATTAATGGGGTTAATAGAACAGTGGGCTTTAGGCACTGACTGGCAAGTCTTATGTGAAAATACCAGTTTAGATGAAGGGGACTTAGTGCGTTTATTACGACGAACTATTGATTTATTATGGCAAATTCCCCAAATGCCAGGGGT